In Rhodococcus rhodochrous, a single genomic region encodes these proteins:
- a CDS encoding AAA family ATPase → MRRLDLIVGPNGSGKSTFVELSLAPLLPCSVFVNADVIARQRWPDRAEEMSYEAAQLAAAARDRLLRQGRSFIAETVFSHPSKLELIDRAHEAGFTVVLHVMLVPETMSVLRVQHRVAAGGHAVPEDKIRARYRRLWPLVAEAIGRADQASVYDTASGTPVVVARFAGGVPVGAVRWPGWAPAALTGLG, encoded by the coding sequence ATGAGACGTCTGGATCTGATCGTCGGTCCCAACGGTTCCGGCAAGTCGACGTTCGTCGAGTTGTCCCTCGCTCCCCTGCTGCCGTGCAGCGTGTTCGTCAACGCGGATGTGATCGCGCGGCAGCGCTGGCCCGACCGGGCGGAGGAGATGTCGTACGAGGCGGCGCAGCTCGCCGCGGCGGCGCGGGACCGGCTGCTGCGGCAGGGCCGGTCGTTCATCGCGGAGACGGTGTTCTCGCATCCGTCGAAGCTGGAGTTGATCGACCGCGCGCACGAGGCGGGATTCACGGTGGTGCTGCACGTGATGCTGGTGCCCGAGACGATGTCGGTGCTGCGCGTGCAGCATCGGGTGGCCGCAGGTGGGCATGCGGTGCCGGAGGACAAGATCCGGGCGCGCTATCGACGGTTGTGGCCGCTGGTGGCCGAGGCGATCGGCCGCGCCGATCAGGCGTCGGTGTACGACACGGCGTCCGGGACCCCGGTGGTGGTGGCGCGGTTCGCCGGCGGGGTGCCGGTCGGTGCGGTGCGCTGGCCGGGATGGGCGCCGGCGGCGCTCACCGGGCTCGGCTGA
- a CDS encoding TA system antitoxin ParD family protein has translation MTSSTDKVTRFDAELVDSAIAEGGRQNRTGRQQLEYWARIGRAMTAHETASLHRVHEALAGTRELSELTAAEGRLFDAEIDARLADGLARTDYAEILAARGVTTVVLDDEGRLVEQHPDGSRRVLDDA, from the coding sequence ATGACGTCGTCCACCGACAAGGTCACCCGCTTCGACGCCGAGCTCGTCGACAGCGCCATCGCCGAGGGCGGCCGCCAGAACCGCACCGGACGCCAGCAACTCGAATACTGGGCCCGCATCGGCCGCGCGATGACCGCCCACGAGACCGCCTCCCTGCATCGGGTGCACGAGGCGCTGGCCGGGACGCGGGAGCTGAGTGAGCTCACCGCCGCGGAGGGGCGCCTGTTCGACGCCGAGATCGACGCGCGCCTGGCGGACGGGCTGGCCCGCACCGACTACGCCGAGATTCTCGCCGCACGTGGGGTCACCACGGTGGTGCTCGACGACGAGGGCCGGCTGGTCGAGCAGCATCCCGACGGTAGTCGCCGGGTGCTCGACGACGCATGA
- a CDS encoding class I SAM-dependent methyltransferase produces the protein MTTEIHEPDQARLEQTLGQLVVDMGAAMNGALVLIGAELGLWRALDEAGPVTSEQLADRTGIRERYLREWLSAETASGYLTYDPDAGTFSLAPEHAMALAREDSPVYLAGGFHLIGSVYKDRSRIAERIRNGEGFGWHEHDPELFVGTEQFFRPGYRANLVDMWLPALDGVVDKLRAGATVADIGCGHGVSTTLLAQAFPQSTIRGFDYHDASIARATELAAEQGVDNATFTVASATDFPGSDYDLICYFDCLHDMGDPVGALRYARGALTDDGTVMLVEPFARDSLPENLNPVGRMYYAASTVLCTPSSLDQPVALGLGAQAGERRLADVAAEAGFGTFRRATETPFNLVLEARP, from the coding sequence ATGACCACGGAGATACACGAACCCGACCAAGCACGACTCGAGCAGACCCTCGGACAACTCGTCGTCGACATGGGTGCGGCCATGAACGGCGCACTGGTACTCATCGGCGCCGAACTCGGACTGTGGCGCGCGCTCGACGAAGCCGGCCCGGTCACCAGCGAACAACTCGCCGACCGCACCGGCATCCGCGAACGCTATCTGCGCGAATGGCTCTCCGCCGAGACCGCCAGCGGCTATCTCACCTACGACCCCGACGCCGGAACGTTCAGCCTGGCACCGGAACACGCCATGGCCCTCGCCCGCGAGGACAGCCCCGTCTACCTGGCCGGCGGCTTCCACCTGATCGGCTCCGTGTACAAGGACCGCAGCCGCATCGCCGAACGCATCCGCAACGGCGAAGGATTCGGCTGGCACGAACACGATCCCGAACTGTTCGTCGGCACCGAACAGTTCTTCCGCCCCGGTTACCGCGCCAACCTCGTCGACATGTGGCTGCCCGCCCTCGACGGGGTCGTCGACAAACTGCGCGCCGGCGCCACCGTCGCGGACATCGGCTGCGGCCACGGTGTCTCCACGACCCTGCTCGCGCAGGCCTTCCCGCAGTCCACCATCCGCGGCTTCGACTACCACGACGCGTCCATCGCGCGGGCGACGGAACTGGCCGCCGAACAGGGCGTCGACAACGCCACCTTCACCGTCGCCTCGGCGACCGACTTCCCCGGATCCGACTACGACCTGATCTGCTACTTCGACTGCCTGCACGACATGGGTGATCCCGTCGGCGCGCTGCGGTACGCGCGCGGCGCGCTCACCGACGACGGCACGGTGATGCTCGTCGAACCGTTCGCCCGCGACAGCCTGCCCGAGAATCTCAACCCGGTCGGCCGGATGTACTACGCCGCATCGACGGTGCTGTGCACTCCGTCGTCGCTCGACCAGCCGGTCGCGCTCGGGCTCGGCGCCCAGGCAGGGGAGCGGCGGCTCGCCGACGTCGCCGCCGAAGCCGGCTTCGGCACCTTCCGGCGCGCCACCGAGACGCCCTTCAATCTCGTCCTCGAAGCACGTCCCTGA
- a CDS encoding HNH endonuclease has protein sequence MDRVTRLSLALDRQDGRCLWCGREFGRLITPTTDHLVPRLKGGPSITANEVAACRRCNADRGHVAPVEWLDRCRQRDGWTPDEELLTRLLEELADELVRVGGHRRARDYLSAQLRRLRRPS, from the coding sequence ATGGACCGCGTCACCCGACTCTCGCTCGCCCTCGACCGTCAGGACGGACGGTGCCTGTGGTGCGGACGGGAGTTCGGACGGTTGATCACCCCGACCACCGATCATCTCGTGCCGCGCCTGAAGGGTGGGCCGAGTATCACCGCCAACGAGGTCGCCGCCTGCCGACGCTGCAACGCCGACCGTGGACACGTCGCGCCGGTCGAATGGCTCGACCGGTGCCGGCAGCGCGACGGCTGGACGCCCGACGAGGAGCTGCTGACGCGACTGCTCGAGGAGCTCGCCGACGAACTCGTCCGGGTCGGGGGTCATCGCCGTGCCCGGGATTATCTGTCCGCGCAGTTGCGACGGTTGCGACGACCGTCGTGA
- a CDS encoding CPBP family intramembrane glutamic endopeptidase, which translates to MTQPRLLRFWVVFVITTVPFYLWGALTDGELDIAGARLPISALMFVCPALAALAVGGGRESAWRRMRTPPRARWLIVALVVPAALLMIASVAVAGTAPSGISVSLVVVAGAYLVAAVCEELGWTAVLMPALLRTHGVLSTGAVIGMIWALWHLIPYVQAGYGSAMLLGQLAFTVVFRMLLVQMTVAGGGAPIIAVVGHASSNVAWTLLAASGIYSPVASAVAVGFAVIVLTCLRAASRRGEKVDSPPPSRTTDPETSQ; encoded by the coding sequence GTGACGCAACCACGGCTCCTGCGCTTCTGGGTGGTCTTCGTGATCACCACCGTCCCGTTCTATCTCTGGGGCGCACTCACCGACGGTGAACTCGACATCGCCGGTGCGCGTCTGCCGATCAGTGCGTTGATGTTCGTCTGCCCGGCGCTCGCGGCCCTCGCCGTCGGTGGTGGGCGTGAGTCGGCGTGGCGTCGCATGCGTACGCCGCCGCGCGCACGGTGGCTGATCGTCGCACTCGTTGTACCAGCGGCGCTGCTGATGATCGCGTCCGTCGCGGTCGCCGGAACCGCTCCGTCCGGCATCTCCGTCTCTCTTGTGGTGGTCGCCGGTGCGTATCTCGTCGCGGCGGTGTGCGAGGAACTCGGGTGGACGGCAGTGTTGATGCCGGCGCTGTTGCGCACCCACGGTGTCCTGTCCACCGGCGCGGTGATCGGGATGATCTGGGCGCTGTGGCACCTGATTCCGTACGTGCAGGCCGGTTACGGGTCGGCGATGCTGCTCGGCCAGCTCGCGTTCACGGTCGTCTTCCGGATGCTGCTGGTGCAGATGACGGTCGCCGGCGGCGGCGCGCCGATCATCGCGGTGGTCGGTCACGCCTCGTCCAATGTGGCGTGGACGCTCCTGGCTGCGAGTGGGATCTACTCGCCTGTCGCGTCCGCGGTGGCCGTCGGGTTCGCCGTGATCGTCCTGACCTGTCTGCGGGCCGCGTCCCGCCGGGGCGAGAAGGTGGACTCCCCTCCTCCATCCCGGACAACCGACCCTGAAACGTCACAGTGA
- a CDS encoding TAXI family TRAP transporter solute-binding subunit: MITRRDLLRSVALLAVGGVVAGCAPTGQREELILAAGEEGGFFWEFAELTAAAADRAGLPVAIVPERTPGSVTNLAALVAGNAELALTLTDVAVRAYDEGARFTAIGRVYENYMQLAVRADSPIREIAQLRGARISLGAPGSGAEFTGERILDVAGLADPGAVIRVHLSMADAGRALVDGKIDAVLWAGGVPTPSFANLGVPLRLIDLSVLLEPLRARFGPRYEPVLIQPGTYGQPDAVATIGLGNLLLAGASVSDEAAAALVDLLVDHASELVPAQATGSQFLDRQSLIVTAGVPLHPGAVAAYRRHHG; encoded by the coding sequence ATGATCACCCGCCGTGATCTTCTGCGGTCCGTCGCGCTGCTCGCGGTCGGCGGAGTCGTCGCCGGCTGCGCACCGACCGGGCAGCGTGAGGAACTGATCCTGGCGGCAGGGGAGGAGGGCGGCTTCTTCTGGGAGTTCGCGGAGCTCACTGCGGCCGCCGCGGACCGGGCCGGTCTTCCCGTCGCCATCGTGCCGGAACGCACCCCGGGGTCGGTCACCAATCTGGCCGCATTGGTGGCGGGGAATGCGGAGCTGGCGTTGACCCTCACCGATGTCGCGGTGCGCGCTTACGACGAGGGCGCCCGGTTCACGGCGATCGGGCGGGTCTACGAGAACTACATGCAGCTGGCTGTGCGTGCGGACTCGCCGATCCGTGAGATCGCCCAGTTGCGGGGCGCACGGATCAGCCTCGGAGCCCCCGGATCGGGGGCCGAGTTCACCGGCGAACGTATTCTCGACGTCGCCGGGCTCGCCGATCCGGGAGCCGTCATCCGCGTGCACCTGTCGATGGCCGACGCCGGCCGCGCGTTGGTGGACGGCAAGATCGACGCGGTGCTGTGGGCGGGTGGGGTGCCCACCCCGTCGTTCGCGAACCTGGGAGTGCCGCTGCGGCTGATCGATCTGTCCGTCCTCCTCGAACCGCTGCGAGCCCGATTCGGTCCGCGATACGAACCGGTGCTCATCCAGCCCGGCACCTACGGGCAGCCGGACGCCGTCGCCACCATCGGATTGGGCAACCTGCTGCTCGCCGGGGCATCGGTGTCGGACGAGGCGGCCGCCGCACTGGTGGATCTGCTCGTCGACCACGCCTCCGAACTCGTGCCGGCTCAGGCCACCGGCAGTCAGTTCCTCGACCGGCAGTCGCTGATCGTCACCGCCGGTGTCCCGCTGCATCCGGGAGCGGTGGCCGCGTACCGGCGCCATCACGGCTGA
- a CDS encoding sensor histidine kinase: protein MQRRVLAVLLVFATVAVVAFAVPLALATSAGRTAVLGANREADAHHFATLAVQMRAPGSTALLDEEVTRYHRLYDEGVLIVDARGAPRASAGLTPTDPGVPEAITAGLRNQKQGIGGPLTPWSPHRALLAVPVGTGAQVEGAVVVDVSTDAARRDIRTSWLLIVTGAAAALVLVTILATVLSRWTVRPLTALTARVAALTASVPALHPRSRPGDTTASVRYHGPPEVRELTQAFDTMSEAVRTSTRAQRQLIADTAHQLRNPLAALHIRLDSLEPHVAATGVETYRRTAVEVDRLGGILDGLLALATAESPTDVTETDGHDGCDVGAVVADRVDAWSEALAEAGMTVRVDEPSGQRLRACFSADHLAQVLDVLLSNASKYARSATGVRITTRRSGGTIRIRVEDDGAGVAPEELGDLTSRFFRGSGAAGPGTGLGLSIAVALVESGGGTLDLAAADPHGLAVTVTVPADPRSEAS from the coding sequence ATGCAGCGACGGGTCCTGGCGGTGCTGCTCGTCTTCGCGACCGTCGCCGTCGTCGCCTTCGCCGTCCCGCTCGCCCTCGCCACCAGCGCCGGCCGCACCGCCGTCCTGGGAGCGAACCGGGAAGCCGACGCCCACCACTTCGCCACCCTCGCCGTGCAGATGCGCGCCCCCGGCAGCACCGCCCTGCTCGACGAGGAGGTCACCCGCTACCACCGGCTCTACGACGAAGGCGTGCTGATCGTCGACGCGCGCGGCGCACCCCGCGCGAGCGCGGGCCTGACCCCGACCGACCCCGGTGTGCCGGAGGCGATCACCGCCGGTCTGCGCAACCAGAAACAGGGCATCGGCGGCCCGTTGACCCCGTGGTCCCCGCACCGGGCCCTGCTCGCCGTGCCGGTGGGCACCGGCGCCCAGGTCGAAGGAGCCGTCGTCGTCGACGTGTCCACCGACGCCGCCCGCCGCGACATCCGCACCTCGTGGCTGCTCATCGTCACCGGCGCAGCGGCGGCGCTCGTGCTCGTCACCATCCTCGCGACCGTCCTGTCACGGTGGACGGTCCGCCCGCTCACCGCGCTCACCGCGCGGGTCGCGGCGCTCACAGCCAGCGTCCCGGCGCTGCATCCACGCTCCCGCCCCGGTGACACCACCGCCTCGGTCCGGTATCACGGCCCCCCGGAGGTCCGGGAACTCACGCAGGCCTTCGACACCATGTCCGAGGCCGTCCGCACGTCCACCCGCGCCCAGAGACAGCTCATCGCCGACACCGCGCACCAACTCCGGAACCCGCTCGCCGCCCTGCACATCCGACTCGACTCCCTCGAACCGCACGTCGCCGCTACCGGCGTGGAGACCTACCGGCGCACGGCCGTCGAAGTCGACCGGCTCGGCGGCATCCTCGACGGCCTGCTCGCCCTCGCGACCGCCGAATCACCCACCGACGTCACCGAGACGGACGGGCACGACGGGTGCGATGTCGGCGCCGTCGTCGCCGACCGCGTGGATGCCTGGTCCGAGGCCCTGGCCGAGGCCGGTATGACCGTCAGGGTGGACGAACCGTCCGGGCAGCGCCTGCGCGCCTGCTTCTCCGCCGACCATCTCGCCCAGGTCCTCGACGTGCTGCTCAGCAACGCGAGCAAGTACGCGCGCTCGGCCACCGGGGTCCGCATCACCACCCGGCGCAGTGGCGGGACCATCCGGATCCGCGTCGAGGACGACGGTGCCGGAGTCGCACCCGAGGAACTCGGCGACCTCACCTCCCGGTTCTTCCGCGGATCGGGCGCCGCCGGGCCCGGCACCGGTCTCGGGTTGTCCATCGCGGTCGCGCTCGTCGAGAGCGGCGGCGGCACCCTCGACCTCGCCGCAGCCGATCCGCACGGACTCGCCGTCACCGTGACCGTGCCCGCCGACCCCCGATCGGAGGCATCATGA
- a CDS encoding response regulator transcription factor translates to MQIAVVEDDDGVGDALVEALTSHGHRPIRMRRGADLLLGHRDLDAVILDLGLPDADGLHVLRQLRAVSDVPVVILTARGDERSVVRGLRGGADDYLVKPARLAELLARVDVVTQRRRALSETSRIVRAGDVVVDLDAREVEVGGEPVTLTPKEFDLLAVLVARPGAAVSRQQLMDAVWGDAYVAISRSLDVHMTGLRAKLARPGLISTIRGYGYRWGG, encoded by the coding sequence GTGCAGATCGCGGTGGTCGAGGACGACGACGGAGTCGGCGACGCCCTCGTCGAAGCCCTCACCTCCCACGGCCACCGGCCGATCCGCATGCGGCGCGGCGCCGACCTGCTCCTTGGCCACCGCGACCTCGACGCCGTCATCCTCGATCTCGGGCTCCCCGACGCGGACGGCCTGCACGTGCTCCGGCAACTGCGGGCCGTCAGCGACGTCCCCGTCGTGATCCTCACCGCGCGCGGCGACGAACGCTCGGTGGTACGCGGCCTGCGCGGCGGCGCCGACGACTACCTCGTCAAACCGGCCCGCCTGGCCGAACTGCTCGCCCGCGTGGACGTCGTCACCCAACGGCGCCGCGCGCTGTCCGAGACCTCCCGCATCGTCCGGGCCGGCGACGTGGTCGTCGACCTCGACGCCCGCGAAGTGGAGGTGGGCGGCGAACCGGTCACCCTCACCCCGAAGGAATTCGACCTGCTCGCCGTCCTCGTCGCCCGACCCGGCGCCGCGGTCAGCCGCCAACAACTCATGGACGCCGTGTGGGGCGACGCCTATGTGGCGATCTCCCGGTCGCTCGACGTGCACATGACCGGGCTGCGCGCCAAACTCGCCCGCCCCGGACTCATCTCCACCATCCGCGGCTACGGCTACCGGTGGGGCGGCTGA
- a CDS encoding MFS transporter, which yields MSTTSTGERRVIGNVLKGSVGNLIEWYDWYVYAAFSVYFAKEFFPEGDPTAQLLSTAAIFAVGFLMRPIGGWIMGRYADRHGRRSALTLSVTVMAVGSLIIAVTPSYATIGLAAPLLLVLARMMQGLSVGGEYATSATYLAEVASPGRRGFYSSFQYVTLVAGQLIALGVQIVLQLTLSAEAMQAWGWRIPFVIGAVAAVAVMWLRRTMDESEAFTAEVATKSTADLPNGKPEQGGIRMLLQYPRECLLVCALTLGGCVAFYTYTTYMQKYMINTSGISKDTVAWINFAALLVFIVLQPIGGALSDRIGRRKLLIFFGVGGTVLTVPLMTILGSTTNPLVAFGLMMLGLTVVTGYTSVNAIVKTELFPTKVRALGVGLPYALTLAIFGGTVETVALALKRAGHESLFFYYVTGCIAVSLVVYFFMRETSDGSLLDRTSTRTDTPDEHADLATSRH from the coding sequence GTGAGCACCACCTCGACGGGCGAACGCCGAGTCATCGGCAACGTGTTGAAAGGCTCGGTCGGCAACCTGATCGAGTGGTACGACTGGTACGTCTACGCCGCGTTCAGCGTGTACTTCGCGAAAGAATTCTTCCCCGAAGGCGACCCCACCGCCCAACTGCTGTCCACCGCAGCCATCTTCGCCGTCGGATTCCTCATGCGACCGATCGGCGGCTGGATCATGGGCCGCTACGCCGACCGGCACGGACGACGCTCGGCGCTGACCCTGTCGGTCACCGTCATGGCCGTCGGTTCCCTCATCATCGCCGTCACCCCGTCCTACGCGACCATCGGACTCGCCGCCCCACTGCTCCTTGTCCTCGCCCGCATGATGCAGGGACTGTCCGTCGGCGGCGAATACGCCACCAGCGCCACCTATCTCGCCGAGGTCGCCTCACCCGGACGCCGCGGCTTCTACTCCAGCTTCCAGTACGTCACCCTCGTCGCCGGACAACTCATCGCCCTCGGCGTCCAGATCGTCCTGCAGCTCACCCTCTCCGCCGAGGCCATGCAGGCGTGGGGCTGGCGCATCCCGTTCGTCATCGGCGCCGTCGCTGCCGTCGCCGTGATGTGGCTGCGCCGCACCATGGACGAATCCGAAGCCTTCACCGCAGAAGTCGCAACCAAGAGCACCGCCGACCTCCCGAACGGCAAGCCCGAACAGGGCGGCATCCGGATGCTGCTGCAGTACCCCCGCGAATGCCTGCTGGTGTGCGCGCTGACCCTCGGCGGCTGCGTGGCGTTCTACACCTACACCACCTACATGCAGAAATACATGATCAACACCTCCGGCATCTCCAAGGACACCGTCGCCTGGATCAACTTCGCCGCCCTGCTGGTGTTCATCGTCCTGCAACCCATCGGCGGCGCCCTCTCGGACCGCATCGGACGCCGCAAACTGCTCATCTTCTTCGGTGTCGGCGGCACCGTGCTGACCGTGCCACTGATGACGATCCTCGGCAGCACCACGAACCCGCTGGTCGCCTTCGGGTTGATGATGCTCGGCCTGACCGTCGTCACCGGCTACACCTCCGTCAACGCCATCGTCAAGACCGAACTGTTCCCCACCAAGGTCCGCGCACTCGGCGTCGGCCTGCCCTACGCGCTGACCCTCGCGATCTTCGGCGGCACCGTCGAAACCGTCGCGCTCGCCCTCAAGCGCGCCGGCCACGAATCGCTATTCTTCTACTACGTGACCGGCTGCATCGCCGTCTCGCTCGTCGTGTACTTCTTCATGCGGGAAACCTCCGACGGCTCACTCCTGGACCGCACGAGCACCCGGACGGACACCCCCGACGAGCACGCCGACCTGGCCACCTCGCGGCACTGA
- the soxR gene encoding redox-sensitive transcriptional activator SoxR, translating into MNPAIWLTPGQLADRSGVAVSALHYYESRGLITSRRTSGNQRRYRRDTLRKVAFIKVAQGVGVSLEEIKDAFDSLPDSRVPTTEDWARLSRAWHDRLTRRIEDLTALRDSFTDCIGCGCLSLASCPLANPGDVLGQQGPGPRRLPVHDDDAPVESAPRAESSG; encoded by the coding sequence ATGAACCCTGCGATATGGCTGACACCCGGGCAGTTGGCGGACCGTTCCGGGGTGGCGGTCTCGGCGCTGCACTACTACGAGTCGCGTGGTCTGATCACCAGTCGCCGCACGTCGGGCAATCAGCGGCGTTATCGTCGCGACACGCTGCGCAAGGTGGCGTTCATCAAGGTCGCGCAGGGTGTGGGGGTGTCCCTGGAGGAGATCAAGGATGCCTTCGATTCGTTGCCGGACAGTCGTGTGCCGACGACGGAGGACTGGGCGCGGCTGTCGCGGGCGTGGCACGACCGGCTGACCCGCCGCATCGAGGATCTCACCGCGTTGCGCGACAGTTTCACCGATTGCATCGGTTGCGGGTGCCTGAGTCTGGCGTCGTGTCCGCTCGCGAATCCCGGTGACGTGCTCGGGCAGCAGGGTCCGGGTCCGCGGCGGCTACCGGTGCACGACGACGATGCGCCGGTGGAGTCGGCGCCGCGCGCGGAGTCGTCCGGCTGA
- a CDS encoding alpha/beta fold hydrolase: protein MTTHTVTNGPVRLHVVEEGNPHGPTLVLVHGWPDTHALWDRVAPLLADDFRILRYDNRGAGASTVPREVAHYRLEHLAADLHAVIDALAPNDPVHLLGHDWGAVLCWEAVCEPDAGERIASYTSISGPNLDHLGLWMRRRLRHKRPLGPAEQALASAYTLAFQIPGLPNPVLRGPLARHWPAFVGFFDRTDPAAIAPVAPTLADDMVHGLSLYRANIRARLARPRERRTDVPVQLIQNLRDRAVRPVGYEDTSRWVTDLRIHPLDAGHWSPRSHPRDIAAATARFVQQIDAARP from the coding sequence ATGACCACCCACACCGTCACCAACGGGCCCGTCCGACTCCACGTCGTCGAAGAAGGCAACCCGCACGGACCGACCCTCGTCCTCGTCCACGGCTGGCCCGACACCCACGCCCTGTGGGACCGCGTCGCACCCCTGCTCGCCGACGACTTCCGCATCCTGCGCTACGACAACCGCGGCGCCGGCGCCTCCACCGTCCCCCGCGAGGTGGCGCACTACCGGCTCGAACACCTCGCCGCCGACCTGCACGCCGTCATCGACGCCCTCGCCCCGAACGACCCCGTCCACCTGCTCGGCCACGACTGGGGCGCCGTGCTGTGCTGGGAAGCGGTATGCGAACCCGACGCCGGCGAGCGCATCGCCTCCTACACCTCGATCTCCGGTCCCAACCTCGACCACCTCGGCCTGTGGATGCGCCGCCGCCTCCGGCACAAACGCCCACTCGGCCCCGCCGAACAGGCCCTCGCCTCCGCCTACACCCTCGCCTTCCAGATCCCCGGCCTGCCGAATCCGGTGCTGCGCGGCCCGCTCGCCCGCCACTGGCCGGCCTTCGTCGGATTCTTCGACCGCACCGACCCCGCCGCGATCGCCCCCGTCGCCCCGACCCTCGCCGACGACATGGTGCACGGACTGTCCCTGTACCGGGCGAACATCCGCGCGCGGCTCGCCCGACCCCGCGAGCGGCGCACCGACGTCCCGGTCCAGCTGATCCAGAACCTGCGCGACCGAGCCGTACGCCCCGTCGGCTACGAGGACACCTCCCGCTGGGTCACCGACCTGCGCATCCACCCGCTCGACGCCGGGCACTGGTCGCCGCGCTCCCATCCCCGCGACATCGCCGCCGCCACCGCCCGATTCGTGCAGCAGATCGACGCGGCGCGCCCCTGA
- a CDS encoding NAD(P)H-binding protein, protein MRVLVIGASGYVGSRVVPAFLAAGCPVRAAARNPASLRRFWWHDRVETTRVDVTDAHTLPSALDDVDVVVYLVHGMRSAHFRDLDLAAARTVRRAVDASQVTRVVYVSGFVPDCAPDELSEHLLSRWEVEQELSRSHRTVITLRAGVVLGSGSTSFEVLGQLGGRLPVTVVPDWMDSRVEPIAVVDLVAAVLGAAVADTPTDSFDVGCGQSLRYPELLRLYGQITGMPRAQVTVAGLPGAVIGRIGSWLTEVPSGTVAALMESLRHDMTARDRRWIGRLVPAAHRPVGVARAVPRAVLPVDTSVPCAQRDPMGALPGDPEWAVAAAEARRFSAVGIPPRRRPPV, encoded by the coding sequence ATGAGGGTTCTCGTGATCGGTGCATCCGGCTACGTCGGCAGCCGGGTCGTTCCCGCCTTTCTCGCCGCCGGCTGCCCCGTGCGCGCCGCCGCCCGGAACCCCGCGTCCCTGCGACGCTTCTGGTGGCACGACCGGGTCGAGACCACGCGGGTGGACGTCACCGACGCGCACACTCTCCCATCCGCGCTCGACGATGTCGACGTCGTGGTCTATCTCGTGCACGGGATGCGCTCGGCGCACTTCCGGGACCTCGACCTGGCAGCGGCCCGCACGGTGCGACGCGCGGTCGATGCCTCGCAGGTGACGCGCGTGGTCTACGTCTCCGGGTTCGTCCCCGACTGTGCGCCGGACGAATTGTCCGAGCATCTGCTCTCCCGCTGGGAGGTCGAGCAGGAACTGTCCCGCTCCCACCGGACGGTCATCACGTTGCGGGCCGGGGTGGTGCTCGGCTCCGGGTCGACGAGCTTCGAAGTGCTCGGCCAGCTCGGCGGGCGCCTGCCCGTGACCGTGGTACCCGACTGGATGGACTCGCGGGTCGAGCCGATCGCGGTCGTCGACCTGGTCGCCGCGGTGCTCGGGGCGGCCGTCGCCGACACCCCCACGGACTCGTTCGACGTGGGGTGCGGGCAGTCGCTGCGCTATCCCGAGTTGCTCCGCCTCTACGGGCAGATCACGGGCATGCCGCGCGCCCAGGTCACCGTCGCCGGATTGCCGGGCGCGGTGATCGGCCGGATCGGCTCGTGGCTGACGGAGGTGCCGTCGGGAACCGTGGCGGCGCTGATGGAGAGCCTGCGACACGACATGACGGCGCGGGACCGCCGGTGGATCGGCCGCCTGGTCCCGGCCGCTCATCGGCCGGTGGGGGTCGCGCGGGCGGTGCCACGCGCGGTGCTGCCGGTCGATACGAGTGTGCCGTGCGCGCAGCGGGACCCGATGGGTGCGCTGCCCGGGGATCCGGAATGGGCGGTCGCCGCCGCGGAGGCGCGCCGGTTCTCCGCCGTGGGTATCCCACCGCGCCGCCGACCGCCGGTGTAG